One genomic segment of Methanobacterium spitsbergense includes these proteins:
- a CDS encoding DUF2226 domain-containing protein translates to MELPITRPSMICYADEIEFAELLKDLSLKRHNGFIRITSGSEEGFILFKQGKEIAASYDRHSRVDAIEKISDAMNNKGTLIEIFDVRPTQIDFFMDINKPYIIGSDAYELIDEIKKSKDLTNIETEKTPEPKAVPTAKPVSEAIKESENNPESIKPTKTETIETIEPKQVPQNDDEIVSKEVSSNDPEILSETKEAPNEPIEKSELESNSVKDVVPEIIKPKTNAEQLGENDTKEKQTNQQIPDPVTEMNSESVIESEQEKPSDELKIESVTDESNIPSTEESVQDIDSTLEDDLETNLKEEKENAEMPLVDRSELMKKYGIKDIQEEDVDNILESYKGGSVRDEDIEKIELTLMNKIKKSILPIPKIKGAEVMVFLENTDGLSGKVNIMIELESKGFLSRIMGDSKDINLERQIINISQIEIRKSFRKYPEIVDKFDVNVEIS, encoded by the coding sequence ATGGAGTTACCAATAACTAGACCTTCCATGATCTGCTATGCGGATGAAATTGAATTCGCAGAGTTATTGAAGGATCTTTCTTTAAAAAGACATAATGGATTCATTAGGATTACATCAGGTTCCGAAGAAGGATTTATTCTTTTTAAACAAGGTAAAGAAATTGCAGCATCTTATGATAGACATTCTAGGGTTGATGCTATCGAAAAAATTAGTGATGCAATGAATAATAAAGGAACTCTAATTGAAATTTTTGATGTACGTCCAACCCAAATTGATTTCTTTATGGATATTAACAAGCCATATATTATTGGTTCAGATGCATATGAGCTTATAGATGAGATTAAAAAATCCAAGGACTTAACAAACATAGAAACAGAAAAAACTCCAGAGCCGAAGGCAGTTCCTACAGCGAAACCTGTTTCAGAAGCTATAAAAGAATCTGAAAATAATCCTGAATCTATAAAGCCTACAAAAACTGAAACAATTGAAACAATTGAACCAAAACAAGTTCCCCAAAATGATGATGAGATAGTTAGCAAAGAAGTGTCTTCAAATGATCCAGAAATTCTATCTGAAACAAAAGAAGCTCCAAATGAACCAATTGAAAAATCTGAATTAGAAAGTAATTCTGTTAAAGATGTTGTTCCTGAAATTATCAAACCAAAAACTAATGCAGAACAATTAGGTGAGAATGACACAAAGGAGAAGCAAACTAATCAGCAAATTCCTGATCCTGTTACTGAAATGAATAGTGAATCTGTAATAGAATCGGAACAGGAAAAACCTTCTGATGAATTGAAAATAGAATCTGTAACAGATGAATCTAATATCCCCTCTACAGAGGAATCTGTTCAAGATATAGATTCTACTTTAGAAGACGATCTTGAAACCAATTTAAAGGAAGAAAAGGAAAATGCAGAAATGCCTTTGGTTGACAGGTCCGAATTGATGAAAAAATATGGTATCAAAGACATTCAAGAGGAAGATGTTGATAATATACTTGAATCATATAAAGGTGGTTCAGTAAGAGATGAAGATATTGAAAAGATTGAATTGACGTTAATGAATAAGATCAAAAAATCAATATTACCAATACCTAAAATTAAAGGAGCCGAGGTAATGGTTTTTCTTGAAAACACGGATGGATTGAGTGGTAAGGTCAATATTATGATCGAATTAGAATCTAAAGGATTCTTATCTCGTATTATGGGTGATTCAAAGGATATTAATCTGGAAAGACAGATAATAAATATATCTCAAATAGAAATAAGAAAAAGTTTCAGGAAATATCCTGAAATTGTAGATAAATTTGATGTTAATGTAGAGATTAGTTAG
- a CDS encoding TatD family hydrolase, which produces MIDAHIHADTRPYEDFEKMAVAGIKKAVSCAHDPMKMSTSAVVLDHIHRIMENDTQRAGKNGLKLYAAVGLHPRSISSDYIRVIEKLPELLANKNVVALGEIGLETASEMEIKVFKQQLKIAQDMGIKVVVHTPRTNKKDITNITASIIEDNIETSLILLDHVDNSIIDRVRNFEGVLGITVQPQKMTPEEAVILMDEYGYDRFVLDSDMSSSPSDPLSVPKTVHKLRLAGVNEKDIKRVSYNNASEFFDI; this is translated from the coding sequence ATGATAGATGCACATATACATGCAGATACAAGACCATATGAAGATTTTGAAAAAATGGCAGTGGCAGGTATTAAAAAAGCAGTTAGCTGTGCACACGATCCCATGAAAATGAGTACATCCGCAGTTGTTTTGGATCATATACACAGAATTATGGAAAATGACACCCAAAGAGCAGGAAAGAATGGATTAAAATTGTATGCTGCTGTTGGTCTTCACCCTAGGAGCATATCTTCCGATTACATAAGAGTTATAGAAAAGCTTCCAGAACTGCTTGCTAATAAAAATGTTGTGGCACTTGGAGAAATAGGGCTTGAAACTGCATCTGAAATGGAGATAAAAGTGTTTAAACAACAACTGAAAATTGCACAAGATATGGGTATAAAAGTTGTTGTTCACACACCCAGAACCAATAAAAAGGATATAACTAATATAACAGCATCAATAATTGAAGATAATATCGAAACATCCCTTATTCTACTTGACCATGTAGACAATTCAATAATAGATAGAGTTAGGAATTTTGAAGGAGTACTTGGAATTACTGTTCAACCTCAAAAAATGACACCTGAAGAAGCTGTTATCTTGATGGATGAATATGGCTATGATAGATTTGTACTGGATAGTGATATGAGTTCATCACCATCAGATCCTTTATCAGTTCCAAAAACAGTTCATAAACTTAGACTTGCTGGTGTAAATGAAAAGGATATAAAAAGAGTATCATATAACAATGCATCGGAATTTTTTGATATATAA
- the minD gene encoding cell division ATPase MinD — translation MTRVITVASGKGGVGKTTITANLGVALSTYGEETIVLDADVAMANLELILGMEGKSVTLHDVLSGSASIEDAIYEGPGGVKVVPAGISLEGLRKIKMDRLESALEILVENADILLIDAPAGLEKDALAAIAAAQEMILVTTPEVPSISDALKTKIIANKLGVDIIGVVINREQHDKTFLTITEIETILEVPVIAVIPDDPEVSRAAAFGEPLIIKNPKSPTSNAIMQLGADLIGEEYQPIEPDKKGVIAKLVEGLLGRR, via the coding sequence ATGACAAGAGTTATAACAGTTGCTTCAGGAAAGGGCGGTGTAGGGAAGACAACTATCACAGCCAATTTAGGTGTTGCATTATCAACTTATGGAGAAGAGACTATAGTGCTTGATGCAGATGTTGCAATGGCCAACCTCGAACTCATTCTGGGCATGGAAGGAAAATCTGTAACATTGCATGATGTTCTTTCTGGATCTGCATCTATTGAAGATGCTATATACGAGGGACCTGGAGGAGTAAAAGTTGTTCCGGCAGGAATTTCACTTGAAGGCCTTCGTAAAATTAAAATGGATAGATTGGAGAGTGCATTGGAGATATTAGTTGAAAATGCGGATATATTGCTTATAGATGCGCCTGCAGGACTTGAAAAAGACGCTTTGGCGGCTATAGCTGCGGCTCAGGAGATGATACTAGTTACAACTCCGGAAGTTCCTTCCATAAGTGATGCTCTAAAAACTAAGATCATAGCAAACAAACTTGGAGTCGATATTATAGGTGTTGTAATAAACAGGGAGCAACACGATAAAACCTTTTTAACAATTACTGAAATAGAAACTATTCTCGAAGTACCTGTTATAGCAGTCATACCAGATGATCCTGAGGTTAGCAGGGCAGCAGCTTTTGGTGAGCCTTTAATTATTAAAAATCCTAAATCACCAACAAGCAATGCCATAATGCAATTAGGTGCTGATCTTATAGGTGAAGAATACCAGCCAATTGAACCAGATAAGAAGGGAGTTATTGCTAAACTCGTTGAAGGACTTCTTGGAAGGAGATAA
- the minD gene encoding cell division ATPase MinD, which yields MELQAGKWYKMSRFIAFASGKGGVGRTSITFNLGVALSLFGEEVVMLDLDLVMANLDVITGLLNPDVTLHDVLVRDKSIDECVYEVNQGIRVVPTGIHFETLKHINPNYISWNKIMNEISDYGDIFLMDLPAGINANVFEGLPENTEAILVTQSTMPSVADALKIRILFNELNIKISGFVLNMWYDDKFLLSENEIESILEVPMIGLIPYDREVERSMALGRSVVEVNPSSPTSNAVMQLAADLLGKEYKPIEPNKEGIVGRIKKFVGLLPDE from the coding sequence TTGGAATTACAGGCTGGAAAATGGTATAAAATGTCAAGATTCATAGCATTTGCTTCAGGAAAAGGTGGAGTAGGAAGAACATCCATAACATTTAACCTTGGGGTTGCACTTTCACTTTTTGGTGAGGAAGTTGTCATGCTGGACTTAGATCTGGTAATGGCTAATTTGGACGTTATTACAGGTCTTTTAAATCCTGATGTAACATTACATGATGTTTTAGTGAGGGATAAATCCATAGATGAATGTGTTTATGAAGTTAACCAAGGAATTCGCGTGGTTCCTACGGGAATCCATTTTGAAACTTTGAAACATATAAATCCCAACTATATCTCATGGAACAAGATAATGAACGAGATATCTGATTATGGCGATATTTTTTTAATGGATCTTCCTGCTGGAATAAACGCCAATGTATTTGAGGGGCTTCCTGAAAACACAGAGGCAATATTAGTGACACAATCCACCATGCCCTCTGTTGCAGATGCCCTGAAAATAAGAATACTTTTCAATGAATTAAACATTAAGATAAGTGGTTTTGTTCTTAATATGTGGTACGATGATAAATTTTTATTATCCGAAAATGAAATAGAATCTATACTGGAAGTTCCAATGATTGGTTTAATTCCCTACGATAGGGAAGTGGAAAGATCTATGGCTCTTGGAAGATCTGTGGTTGAAGTGAACCCATCTTCCCCAACAAGCAATGCAGTTATGCAACTTGCAGCTGATCTTCTCGGAAAAGAATATAAACCAATTGAACCTAATAAAGAAGGAATTGTTGGTAGGATCAAGAAATTTGTTGGATTACTACCCGATGAATAA
- the tfrB gene encoding fumarate reductase (CoM/CoB) subunit TfrB produces the protein MLKVNVLRQDPDMGEKPHLESYSVPENDKMKILDALNYINTKYNANIAYRCSCRAGQCGSCALKMNGNVVLACKAEITNNAIIEPLDFDVIKDLVVDRSKFDKKVGKLDLYLEGECTNQECPAVINPEEYADTKKIRSCIECLSCISACPVVNETSEFAGPYFMRYISKFAMDPRDCADRASEGFDEGLYCCTSCGKCAEVCPKEINTFGSAIEKLRAIACQEDVGPLPIHKEVMELIKKTGRSVEPLGKGTMGKGFIKAVSEGKIDIANSKQSGINSEANSESKTKKPKVAFFTGCMVDYKIPEIGVAFLKVLEDNDIDVIVPEDQVCCGSPLLRTGQTDLVSDLVKKNEEVFKDYDTIVTVCAGCGSTLKNDYPKYGVNLNVVDISEFLAERLNTADMKPVNMRVTYHDPCHLVRGQGISKEPREILKKIKGLEFVEMEFPDQCCGAGGGVRAGKPEIAAGLGKKKVDMVKDLGVDAVITICPFCEYNIRDSLEKAGIENVKVMNILKLLEMAYDC, from the coding sequence ATGTTAAAGGTTAATGTTCTGAGGCAAGACCCAGACATGGGTGAAAAACCTCATTTAGAAAGTTATAGTGTTCCTGAAAATGATAAGATGAAAATTCTGGATGCGCTGAATTATATCAACACAAAGTACAATGCAAATATAGCCTACAGATGCTCTTGCAGAGCAGGTCAATGTGGATCATGTGCTTTGAAAATGAATGGGAACGTGGTTTTAGCTTGCAAAGCCGAAATAACAAATAATGCAATTATTGAACCACTTGACTTTGATGTGATCAAAGATTTGGTAGTTGACAGGTCCAAATTTGATAAAAAAGTTGGAAAATTGGATCTTTATTTAGAAGGTGAATGTACAAATCAGGAATGTCCTGCTGTAATAAATCCTGAAGAATATGCAGACACAAAAAAGATTAGAAGCTGTATTGAATGTTTATCCTGTATATCCGCATGTCCGGTAGTAAACGAAACATCGGAATTTGCAGGTCCATACTTCATGCGGTACATTTCCAAATTTGCAATGGATCCAAGAGACTGCGCAGATCGTGCTAGTGAAGGGTTTGACGAAGGACTTTATTGCTGTACATCTTGTGGAAAATGTGCAGAAGTCTGTCCAAAGGAAATAAACACCTTTGGATCCGCCATTGAAAAATTGAGAGCAATTGCATGCCAAGAAGATGTAGGTCCTCTACCTATTCACAAAGAAGTTATGGAGCTCATAAAAAAAACAGGCCGCTCAGTTGAACCACTTGGCAAAGGAACCATGGGAAAAGGGTTTATAAAAGCAGTTTCAGAGGGAAAAATAGATATCGCGAACAGTAAACAATCAGGAATAAATAGTGAAGCCAATTCAGAATCTAAAACAAAAAAACCAAAAGTAGCATTTTTCACAGGTTGTATGGTTGATTACAAGATTCCAGAGATAGGAGTTGCATTTCTGAAAGTGTTGGAAGACAATGATATAGATGTTATTGTTCCAGAAGATCAAGTGTGTTGTGGTTCACCATTACTTAGAACTGGACAGACAGATCTGGTTTCTGATCTTGTTAAGAAAAATGAAGAAGTCTTCAAAGACTACGATACCATAGTTACAGTATGTGCTGGATGCGGTTCAACCCTTAAAAATGACTATCCAAAATATGGAGTTAATCTGAATGTGGTGGATATAAGTGAATTTTTAGCTGAAAGATTAAACACAGCAGATATGAAACCAGTTAACATGCGAGTAACATACCATGACCCATGCCATCTTGTTAGAGGGCAAGGAATAAGTAAAGAACCTCGAGAAATACTTAAAAAAATTAAAGGGCTCGAATTTGTAGAAATGGAATTTCCTGACCAGTGCTGTGGTGCAGGTGGAGGTGTAAGGGCAGGAAAACCTGAAATAGCAGCGGGGCTTGGTAAAAAAAAGGTTGATATGGTTAAAGATTTGGGTGTAGATGCAGTTATAACCATATGTCCATTCTGTGAATACAATATCAGAGATAGTTTAGAGAAAGCAGGAATAGAAAATGTAAAGGTTATGAATATTCTGAAGCTTCTTGAAATGGCCTATGATTGTTAA
- a CDS encoding carbohydrate kinase family protein, whose product MKDLKLDVLGLGTCNTDFLMNVERFSGDDDEVDIRNLSTLIGGSAANFAVGVSRYGLKTGIMARIGNDIFGKHIRSELEKEGINTKRLISIDEKTGMAFIAIEPDGERSIYTFMGSNSKFNLEREDITLIKHSEILHITGMYIEVVEEASKHAKLLSFNPGNLLSSYGLESLDKILKRTHILFLNKKEVTLLTGRNYEEGAKLIVDNGVPLVVVTMGKEGSKVYTENNQIHYPTKELNAIDTTGAGDSFAAGFITAFFKKNELKDCLKLGNQSASSCITKLGAFNSSEFK is encoded by the coding sequence ATGAAAGATCTCAAATTAGATGTTTTAGGACTTGGAACATGTAATACTGATTTTTTAATGAATGTGGAACGTTTTTCCGGTGATGATGATGAAGTGGATATTAGAAATCTTAGTACATTAATCGGTGGTTCAGCTGCCAATTTTGCTGTTGGTGTATCAAGATATGGCTTGAAAACTGGTATAATGGCAAGAATTGGTAATGATATTTTTGGTAAGCATATTCGCTCTGAATTAGAAAAAGAAGGAATTAACACCAAAAGGCTGATTTCGATAGATGAAAAAACAGGAATGGCATTTATTGCAATTGAACCAGATGGTGAAAGATCTATTTATACGTTTATGGGTTCAAATTCAAAGTTCAATCTTGAAAGGGAAGATATAACCCTTATTAAACATTCTGAAATACTTCACATAACTGGCATGTACATTGAAGTTGTTGAAGAAGCTTCGAAACATGCAAAATTACTTTCATTCAATCCTGGCAATTTGTTATCATCATACGGGTTGGAATCCCTAGATAAAATCCTTAAAAGAACTCATATATTGTTTTTAAACAAGAAGGAAGTCACACTTTTAACAGGTAGAAATTATGAAGAAGGAGCTAAACTCATAGTTGATAATGGTGTTCCTTTGGTTGTAGTAACAATGGGAAAGGAAGGTTCGAAAGTATATACTGAAAATAATCAAATTCATTATCCTACAAAGGAACTAAATGCTATAGATACAACAGGAGCTGGGGATTCTTTTGCAGCAGGATTCATAACAGCATTTTTTAAAAAAAATGAACTTAAAGATTGCCTTAAACTTGGAAATCAATCTGCTTCAAGTTGTATAACAAAACTTGGGGCTTTTAATAGTTCAGAATTTAAATAA
- the dcd gene encoding dCTP deaminase, with translation MAILSDKDIKKHIKSGKIVIEPLNEPERQIQPSSVDLRIGNEFKSFRIIRKPCIDPMDKSDIEGYMESFYIEEGEPFIIHPGEFALATTYETVELPDNLVARVEGRSSMGRLGITMHVTAGYIDPGFCGKITLEISNIGKMPVALYTGQRVCQIVFETMTSPADRPYGHPERDSKYMNQSRPVTSKIKHDYELIRGSTLKKS, from the coding sequence ATGGCCATTCTAAGTGATAAAGATATAAAAAAACATATTAAATCTGGAAAAATAGTTATAGAACCATTAAATGAGCCAGAAAGACAAATTCAACCATCTTCAGTTGATTTAAGGATCGGAAATGAATTTAAAAGCTTCAGAATAATAAGGAAGCCTTGTATCGATCCAATGGACAAATCAGACATTGAAGGTTACATGGAATCATTTTATATAGAAGAAGGAGAACCATTTATTATTCATCCTGGTGAATTTGCTCTGGCAACGACCTATGAAACTGTTGAACTTCCTGATAACCTTGTTGCGAGGGTTGAAGGCAGATCATCAATGGGTAGGCTAGGAATAACCATGCATGTTACAGCAGGGTACATAGATCCAGGTTTCTGTGGAAAAATTACTCTAGAAATATCCAACATAGGGAAAATGCCTGTTGCGCTATATACCGGTCAGAGAGTTTGTCAAATAGTCTTTGAGACGATGACATCACCAGCAGATAGGCCATACGGACACCCTGAGCGAGACAGCAAATATATGAACCAGAGTCGTCCTGTTACAAGTAAAATTAAACACGATTATGAACTTATAAGAGGATCCACCCTAAAAAAGAGTTAG
- the glyS gene encoding glycine--tRNA ligase, translated as MTDSKVMNIAKKRGFLWSSFEIYSGSAGFFDYGPLGAILKNNIIEKWRNYYIIHEGFYEIESPTIMPEEALKASGHVDHFTDPMTECKECMEVYRADHIIEAAINEDVEGLEDQILTEMLSDNEIRCPKCGGPLTHVWSYNLMFQTLIGAKGKKTGYMRPETAQGIFIPFKRLLRFFRGKLPFGVVQIGKAYRNEISPRQGVIRLREFTQAEAEIFVDPSNKSHPQFNAIADDILTLFSAENQIKKQNSERVNARKAVKEGLISSEILTYQLCLAARFLSDIGIPSEVIRFRQHLPTEMAHYAIDCWDVEVKTDRFGWIEIIGIADRTDFDLKSHSKHSNEDLSVFIEYNEPKTVTKLVVKPNMKKFGPLFKADAPRILSALEDLKASDIQKAFKNEGIFKIEIDDKSYELSPEIISFEEIEDIIRGEKVIPHVIEPSYGIDRIIYSVLLHSYAEDDERSFLKLAKGIAPIGVSVFPLLNNKDLVKIAHSIRDEFRNQNIISEYDGSGTIGRRYARSDEIGIPFAVTVDHETLENNTVTIRNRDNLKQTRIPIKNIYNILKDLLEGRLDFEDI; from the coding sequence ATGACAGACAGCAAGGTAATGAACATAGCCAAGAAAAGAGGATTTCTTTGGTCTTCATTTGAAATATATTCAGGATCAGCAGGTTTCTTTGATTACGGCCCATTAGGTGCAATACTCAAAAACAACATCATTGAAAAATGGAGAAACTACTATATAATACACGAAGGTTTCTATGAAATAGAATCACCAACCATAATGCCTGAGGAAGCACTTAAAGCTTCAGGACATGTTGACCATTTTACTGACCCCATGACAGAATGTAAAGAATGCATGGAAGTTTACAGGGCAGATCATATAATTGAAGCAGCCATAAATGAAGATGTAGAGGGACTAGAAGATCAGATATTGACTGAAATGTTATCAGATAACGAAATTAGATGTCCTAAGTGCGGTGGGCCGCTAACACATGTATGGAGCTATAACTTAATGTTTCAAACATTAATAGGTGCAAAGGGCAAAAAAACAGGTTATATGCGTCCTGAAACTGCACAGGGAATTTTCATTCCATTTAAAAGATTATTAAGATTTTTCAGGGGAAAACTTCCATTTGGAGTAGTTCAAATTGGTAAAGCTTACCGTAATGAAATCTCTCCCCGTCAAGGAGTTATTAGATTAAGGGAATTTACCCAAGCAGAAGCAGAAATATTTGTTGATCCTTCAAACAAATCCCATCCTCAATTCAATGCCATAGCAGATGATATTCTAACTCTTTTCTCAGCAGAAAATCAGATAAAAAAACAAAATTCAGAAAGAGTGAATGCTAGAAAGGCTGTTAAAGAAGGATTGATATCCAGTGAAATTTTAACTTATCAATTATGCCTAGCAGCAAGATTTTTATCAGATATAGGAATTCCATCAGAGGTTATAAGATTCAGACAGCATCTTCCAACCGAAATGGCCCATTATGCAATTGACTGTTGGGATGTGGAAGTGAAAACAGACAGGTTTGGATGGATCGAAATAATAGGAATAGCCGATCGAACAGATTTTGATCTAAAATCTCATAGCAAACACAGCAACGAAGATCTTAGTGTTTTCATTGAATACAATGAACCCAAAACAGTTACTAAACTGGTTGTGAAGCCAAATATGAAGAAATTTGGTCCACTCTTCAAGGCTGATGCACCAAGAATACTCAGTGCATTAGAAGATTTAAAAGCATCAGATATACAAAAAGCCTTTAAAAATGAGGGCATATTCAAAATAGAAATTGATGATAAATCTTATGAATTATCTCCAGAAATTATATCTTTCGAAGAGATTGAAGATATTATTCGGGGTGAAAAGGTTATTCCCCATGTAATTGAACCTTCATATGGAATTGACCGAATAATCTACTCTGTACTCCTTCATTCCTATGCTGAAGATGATGAAAGATCATTTTTAAAGTTAGCAAAAGGAATAGCTCCTATTGGAGTTAGTGTTTTTCCACTTTTAAACAATAAAGATCTGGTTAAAATAGCACATTCTATAAGGGATGAATTTAGAAATCAAAACATAATTTCAGAATATGATGGATCAGGAACAATAGGACGTAGATATGCTCGTTCTGATGAGATAGGCATACCATTCGCAGTCACTGTTGATCATGAAACTCTTGAGAATAATACAGTGACCATACGAAACAGAGACAACTTGAAACAGACAAGAATCCCTATAAAAAATATCTACAATATTTTAAAGGATCTTCTTGAGGGAAGACTTGATTTTGAAGATATTTAA
- a CDS encoding RNA methyltransferase produces MIYVVFVEPESPGNIGFLARTMKNFGLTNLVLINPCELKNESYFQAMHARDVVSNSVTYDSLENFLIDAKIDSAVGTTGTAGGSYNVARIAVSPEQLADSINYQGNVALIFGREGNGLSNQEIKLCDVIVSIPTHDYYPILNITHAAAIIFYEMFKREKSYPVDGLEAATKAEKESLMIYMEDIIQKLGYPTHKSKNASLVFKRIIERAFISGREAHTLKGTLRRINARIKEKGNEGEK; encoded by the coding sequence ATGATTTACGTTGTTTTTGTAGAACCTGAATCCCCTGGAAATATTGGTTTCCTTGCAAGGACCATGAAAAATTTTGGATTAACAAATTTAGTCCTTATAAATCCATGTGAATTAAAAAATGAAAGTTACTTTCAAGCAATGCATGCAAGAGATGTTGTAAGCAACTCTGTAACGTATGATTCGCTTGAAAATTTTTTAATTGATGCTAAAATTGACTCAGCAGTTGGGACTACAGGTACTGCAGGTGGAAGTTATAATGTAGCCAGAATAGCTGTAAGTCCAGAACAACTTGCAGATTCAATTAACTACCAAGGTAATGTGGCTTTAATCTTCGGTAGAGAAGGTAATGGGCTTTCAAATCAAGAAATTAAGTTATGTGATGTGATTGTAAGTATTCCCACCCATGATTATTACCCCATACTTAACATAACCCATGCCGCAGCCATCATATTCTATGAAATGTTTAAGAGAGAAAAGTCTTATCCTGTTGATGGGCTTGAAGCTGCAACAAAAGCTGAAAAAGAGAGCTTGATGATATACATGGAGGATATAATCCAAAAATTAGGTTATCCCACTCATAAAAGCAAAAATGCATCCCTGGTATTTAAACGAATTATTGAAAGGGCATTTATATCTGGAAGAGAAGCTCATACCTTGAAAGGAACTTTAAGGAGAATAAACGCACGCATAAAAGAAAAAGGAAATGAAGGTGAAAAATAA
- a CDS encoding DUF1512 family protein codes for MFLGITPFDIITIVVIILLIIMLPILLKMRINSSISRYTFELEAMVKESKKTLVKICVEKGNPVNDPSDAVDNFMEFFIVPPVALDPAGIMDKFESIMDLGEERFKQMTKTIAPQADDEWRSNIIMTLKATLGINGVAKMVRHNLELSKKTGNLQILLMLQMSLPLIMRLVKAQYEGANAFSEGKPVGDGIGPLVTGMLLKDLPENELNYIEDDLIVGELNINNRNIVVMRAKGPGARVGKIGKNVTSIMEKRNIKRLITVDAAQKLEGEETGSVAEGIGVVIGGFGVDKWLIEEQMVKKDLQVDAIIVKMSPEEAMYQMSKKILESSEKALEVLKNSILESETGTKIMVLGVGNSCGIPNTVKDISKINVKEDIKKDKRGQ; via the coding sequence ATGTTCCTTGGAATTACCCCCTTCGATATAATCACGATAGTGGTCATAATACTACTGATAATAATGCTTCCAATTCTTCTTAAAATGAGAATAAATTCTTCAATCTCACGTTACACATTTGAACTTGAAGCAATGGTCAAAGAATCCAAAAAAACATTGGTAAAAATATGTGTGGAAAAGGGAAATCCAGTAAATGATCCAAGTGATGCCGTTGATAATTTCATGGAATTTTTTATTGTCCCTCCTGTTGCACTTGATCCTGCAGGTATAATGGATAAATTTGAATCAATTATGGATTTAGGCGAAGAACGATTTAAACAAATGACCAAAACAATTGCACCTCAAGCAGACGATGAATGGAGATCAAATATAATCATGACGCTCAAAGCAACACTGGGTATAAATGGCGTTGCAAAGATGGTTAGACACAATCTGGAGCTTTCAAAAAAAACGGGTAATCTTCAAATACTTCTAATGCTTCAGATGAGCCTTCCACTCATCATGAGATTGGTTAAAGCTCAGTATGAAGGTGCAAATGCATTTTCAGAAGGAAAACCTGTTGGAGATGGTATAGGTCCATTGGTAACAGGAATGCTCTTAAAAGATCTTCCAGAAAATGAACTTAATTATATTGAAGACGATCTTATTGTTGGTGAACTAAACATAAACAATAGGAATATTGTTGTAATGCGCGCCAAAGGTCCTGGTGCAAGAGTTGGTAAAATTGGGAAAAATGTTACTTCAATTATGGAAAAGAGGAATATTAAAAGATTAATTACTGTTGATGCTGCTCAAAAACTTGAAGGAGAAGAAACTGGATCTGTTGCAGAAGGAATTGGTGTTGTGATAGGTGGGTTTGGAGTTGACAAGTGGCTTATAGAGGAGCAAATGGTGAAAAAGGATCTTCAAGTAGATGCAATTATTGTTAAGATGAGTCCTGAAGAAGCCATGTACCAGATGTCAAAGAAAATTCTTGAATCATCTGAAAAAGCTCTTGAAGTTCTTAAAAATTCAATTTTAGAATCTGAAACTGGTACCAAAATTATGGTACTGGGTGTTGGAAACAGCTGTGGAATACCCAATACAGTCAAAGATATATCTAAGATAAACGTAAAAGAAGATATCAAAAAAGATAAAAGAGGGCAATAA